Within Sphingobium sp. SCG-1, the genomic segment GGGAGAGGTGACGTTCGGATGGCAGGCAGATATGCGCTACTTTGGGCAGGGCTTTGAAGTCACGGTCCCATTGCCCACCGGTCCATTGGGTCCGGAGCATGTCGGGCAGGTTCGCGACGCTTTTGAAGCGACATACCGGGAGATGTTCGATCGCGTTGTCAAGAACCACCCCATCGAGGCAGTCAACTGGAGGCTTACCGCGTCGCTCCCAGCGCAATCGATCAGCTTGGCCCACGTACCGATTGATGCGCCTGCAGAGCGGCCTTCGCGGGATGTAAGCTTCCCCGGATTCGGACGGGTCACAACACGCGTATTCGACCGTTATGCATTGAAGTCCGGTGATGAGATACCCGGTCCTGCCGTTTTCGAGGAGCGCGAAACGTCATTCGCAGTGGGTCCGGATGCCACCGTCCACGTTGACGAGCACGCCAATCTGATTGTGGCAATTAAGTACGCATCGTAGATCGATGCGTACTTAATCTGACTTCTTATCCTGTGGCGCGAGGAAGTTGGGTGGGGTTGGCCGCTCTATTTGACCGGCTGGCCTGCCAGGCGCAACGCGACGGCAGGCCGCGCTTGGATTATTGTGATGCCTGTTCGGAAGAACGGGACATGGCTGCGAAGAGCAGCGCATAATCCTTCTGTTCTTCCAGCTTTGCTGTGAACTGCAATATGCTTCGTTGCGCCCTATCGGAAATATGCGCAGCCGCCATACGCCTGAACTTGCGTTCGAAATCGTTGTCGGTCATCGGGTTTTCAAGCGAACCCGGCCCACTTATCACTTCGTCGATCAGCGACGCTCCTGACGCTAGCTTAACTGTTACCCGGTTCGCCAAGTGCCTCGGGAATAGCGCGGTCAGGGCCGGATCTTCGGACACGGTAGTGACGGCCATAAGCGCAGCGATTTTTGGGTCAGCAATCCTTTCAGGAGTGTATGTATCGAGTGAAACGTCGCCATCGATGAGTGCACAGGCGACATTGTAAGGGAGGCTGTGGTCCGCGGTTTCACGCGTCTTCGGCTTGAACTTGTCTTCATCGGCCAGGACGCGGCGGTTGAACTCGGACGTCTCGATGTGGATGGCGGTGATATCATCGCCTGGTGCAATCTGTGACTTCAGGTTGATCCCAGCCCAGACTGCGGTGTGCAGTTCGCCATTCGTCGGGAAGGTCTTTGTAAGGGAACGCAGGATACTATAATCCCCGTTATCCGGGTTGCCGAAGGCCTCTACATCGAGTTCGAAGGCCCCCGACAATTGTGCGAAGAATCCCATTTTCCCTTCGAAAATGGGGGAGGGACCAGTCATTCCGTGCCCAGCGAGTTGGGCCGCAAAAACGGCATTGCGCGCAGCATTTGCCGCCGAACAGCCTTTCCAATCCGACAAGGTGCCTGACCTCACCTGACGCATCGCGATGTGGCCATTAAGCGCCAGATTGATGGCCTGTTCGGTTTGCCCAACATTTAATTTCAGTAAACGAGAGGCCGCAGCCGCTACGGCGATGTTCACGTAATTCACATGATCCCAGCCGTGTTTGTTGAGGCTTGCCGCATCCTGCAGGCGCATCTGAATTTCATATGCTACTACGATTGCCGCCATCAATTCCCTGCCGGGAATATTGCCCATTTCGGCAAGCGCGAGGCAGGCGAAGATGCTGTCGCTGGGATGCCCTGGTTCACGGCCCATGTATCCGTCATTATAGTCGAGAAACCTTACCATCGCACCATTAGCGAAGGCGGCAAGATCTGGGGTGGTGCGAAGTGCCGTGCCGAATATTCCGGATGCCGAAACTGGCACCGTGCTGGCAAGGGCTATAGCGGCCTTGATCGGTGGAGCGTCATACGCGCCAAGCACACAAGCTAGGCTGTCCAAAAAACGTTGGCGGACACAAGCCAATACCCCCTCAGGCAGGGCCGTAGCATCCAAATTGCAAGCATAACGCGCCAGGCGCGCGGCAAGCGGTTCTTGGGCCGTCATATGTTTCTCCGGAAAAGAGCAGAATGAACAAGAGTGGGCGGTCATCGCCGCTCCGGCATTGCTTCCAGTAGGTCGATCTCAGGCGACGATCGGTATTGCGCCGGTGAGGACTGCCGCGATCAGCAGAATGAGGCAGATCAATATCGCATACTTGAGCGCAAACCGCTGAACCTCGCCTACCTCCACTCCTAACAAGCCGCACGCCAAATAAACTGGCGCGAGTAGCGGGCTAAGCTGATGAACTGCCTGACCCATCAGGGAAGCGCGCGCGATCACTTCCGGTGGAATGCCGTGTACGGCCGCAGCTTGTGCCACCACGGGAACTATGCCGAAATAATAAGCGTCATTCGACATCACGAATGTCAACGGCATGCTGACGATTGCCATGACTGGGGCCAGATAAGGCCCCATCTCGTCTGGAATCCCGGCAAGCAAGGCGCGGGCCATTGCATCAAGCATGCCCGTCCCCTCGAAGATACCGGTGAAAGAGCCTGCCGCGAAGATAAGCGCCACGATCATCACGACGTTGCTGGCATGGGCTTCGATACGTTTGCGCTGGTCGTTCAGACGCGGGTAGTTTATGGTTGCAGCGATAGCGAAGCCGCCCATCATCAAGATCGGAAGCGGTGCGATTCCCAAGGATAAACCCACCATTAGTCCGAGAGTGAGCAACAGATTCGCCACGAACATATGCGGACGGCGTTCCGGCGGACTCGCTATCTCGACCATGGCACCCTGCCGCATGGTATCGTGAGTCCAGCCTAATCTCTTTCTTTCTCTACGGCCAAAAAGCCAAGCCAAACCGAACGTCGCCGCTAGCGTGATGAGGAGGGCGGGCAGGAGCGGCAAGAACACCTGGGAGACGAGATCGACCTTCAGTGCGGCAGCTACTCGAGCGCTTGGGCCTCCCCAGGGGACAAAGTTCAGCAGAGAATTAGTCAGGCTCAGTAGGGTTGCGAGGATTAAGGGATTCATGCCCAACGAACGATATACTGGTAGAAGGGCGGTAATGACGATCAGGGCGGTCGTGGTACCGTCGCCATCTATCGAAACCAAAGCCGACAGAGCGGCCGTGCCGATGGATATCCGCATCGGGTCGTTGCCAACGGAATGGATAATCCGTCGAACCAGTGGATCGAACAGGCCGGCGTCCATCATCAGGCCAAAATAAAGCACCGCAAAGGCAAGCAGCAGGGCAATCGGTGCGACGGCTATGATGCCCTTGATCATCATAGGTCCCAAATTGGACCCCGCACCGGCCAGGAGCCCAAACAGAATCGGGATCGCAATCAGCGCCACCAATGCTGAAAGACGCTTGGTCATGATAAGTGAGATAAAGGTCGCGACAGTGGCGAAACCCAGCAATGCAAGCGGCATGATCAGATTTCCATAAGTGCGTTTGGAGGAAAGGTAGAAAGCGATTGTCGCCACCAAGGCACATTGTGCCATTCGCATAGTTGTTCGGAGATGCTAACGGTTCGTCCATTATGCAAAAAAACAACCCAAGAGATCATTATGGCAGGGATTCTGGCCAGCGTGCCGAACCCGCTACACTTACGGTCCTCACGTCGGTACGTGAGTTGATTGTCACGGGCCGCGTTCCGGCTGGTACGCGGCTTGCGGCGGAAGCCATTGCCAAAGAGCTGGGCGTGTCGCGGACGCCGGTCCGCAGTGCGCTTGCCGTGCTGACAGCGGAAGGCCTCGTTTCCTACCATATCAATCGAGGTTACGCCGTGCGCGATATCACGCTGCGTGATATTCTGGATGCAATTGAAGCCCGCGCTGTGTTGGAGAGCCGTGCTTGTGGATTGTCTATAGATTATGGTTGGACAATCGGAGAACTTGAAAGTCTTCGCAACATGGTCTGGCAGGGGCGCGCGATCGTCGACCGCGGCGAATGGTCTGAAGAAATCGAAGGAGTGTGGTACAAACTTAACCGCGATTTTCACTCGATGGTAGTTCGCGTTTCGCGGAATCTTGCCATTCGCAATGCGATCCGCGTATGTCTGATCTATCCTGTTTTCGGGGACATAGCGCGGCTGTGCCCCGCCGTTGCCCCTTATGTGCCGCAGAGGTATCGAATCGTCCCGACAGCGCCTCCTGAGCACATTTGCAATTCCCAAGCAGATCACGAGGCAATCCTTGCGGCGATTGACGCGGAGGAAGCAGCAGTCGCTGAGCAATCCATGTTAGTCCATGTTATGAAATCAAAAAATAGGCTCGCTACTGTAACAACGCGCCGTTAATACTCCACTGCCCTATGCATCCACAACTGTCAATATTGCATTCAATTGCTGTCAGGTGCACCGCAACAGGGGGCAGTTTTTGCTCAACGCGATAATTCTATATAGATTTTATTACTGCTCTAATGCGGGTGGCCCATATGCATCACTCCTTGCAAATGAAATGATAGGATTGCATCCAGTTATTGACTTTTTGAATCCCTAAACATAAATCCGGCCTCGAAACCTAAAAAGTGGCGGGAATAGAGGGATGAGGATGGCATTGAAATCAAAGGCGGGTTTGTTCGGAGTGGCGGTGATCGCTCTTGCTTGGACCCAGGTCGCTTCGGCGCAAGAGATAAATTCCGGGACGGTAAATCCTCAGGGTCCGAGCAATGGCGCGGAGGGTAGCGTCAGCTCGTCAGCGCCGCAGGACATCATCGTAACTGCGCAACGGCGCAGCCAGAGCCTGCAAGATGTGCCGGTCACCGTTACTGTGTTTGGCGCGGAGCAAATCCAGAGTGCGCGGATACAGCGCGTGGAAGACGTGGTAACGCGTACCGTCGGCCTAAACTTCGATGCCTTTCCGGCCTCGCAACCTCGCTTGGTGGTGCGCGGTATCGGTTCTTCCGATCGGGGTGCTGCAGGCGATCCGAGTTCAGCCGTTTTCTTGGATGACATCTATTTGGGCAGGCCTGCTGCAATTGCTTTCGACGCATTCGACATTGAGCGCATCGAAGTTCTCAAGGGGCCGCAGGGCACACTTTTCGGGCGCAATGTGGTTGGTGGCGCCATCAACGTCATCACGCGCAAGCCGGACGTATCGGCTGTCGATGCGTCTTTTGAAACGACCTACGGCAATTATGATCGCTTCGATGCTGCTGGCTTCGTCAACATGCCGTTCGCGAACAATAGCGGTGCCATTCGGGCTAGCGCCTCTTATCGCAGCCATGATGGATATGTGCGTAATGCATTCCTGAATAGGGATGTAGACGATCAGGAAACGCTCAGTGGCCGGTTCCAATTTTTAGCCGAACCAATCGAGGATCTGAGGGTTCTCTTTACGGTCGATGGCACGCGAGATCGCGCGACTGGACCGGCCAACCACGTTCTGGAGCGTGATACGAGCGATCCGCGTTCGGGGCTTTACAGCGTCTATCAGGATCCCGATTTCACCTACGGATCGGATGTAGGCTATCAGAACCGCGATACGGTCGGTGTCCGTGGTGAGGTCAGTTATGACACGTCCCTTGCAACTGTAACTCTGCTCGGTTCTTACCGCGATCTGTCCTACGGATTGCGTTATGATTTCGACGGCGGGAATGCGGTGTCGACGTCGCCTGGGTTCAACAGGCTCAATATCGGCGGCGGCAATGACGAGCAGGCCGAGCTGAGCAGTCAGGAAATCCGTATATCCTCCCTGCCCACAAGCCCAGTGGAGTGGGTGGCTGGTTTTTACCACTATAATCAGCAGGTAGACCGGTCGGACATATTCATACTTGACTCCCGTGCGGTTGCGCCAATCGCGCTGACTGAAATCTACAACCAGGACTCGTCGCTCGACAGCATCGCGTTCTTTGGCGACGTAACGGTGCCGCTTACCGATCAGTTCTCGGTCATAGGCGGCGCGCGTTATACGAAGGATGACAAGACCTATCGCGTCCGCAACACTGGCAGTCGCGTGCCTTTGCGTGGAAGTGAATTGTTCGATGTGACCACTTCTGCGTCATTTGATGCGGTTACCTGGCGCGCAGGTCTGAACTTCAAGCCTAATGCGGATCATCTGTTTTACGGCATGGTATCACGCGGATTTAAGAGCGGCGGTTTTCAGGAGACGCCGACTTCTGCACTCGATGCAGCGGCCGCCTATAATCCAGAGACGGCAACGCAGTACGAGATCGGCCAGAAAAGCAGCTTTTTCAACGGTCGGCTGATCTGGAACAACACCTTGTTCTATCTTGACTACAAGGATCTTCAGACCCGCCAGGCTGACCCAACGACAGGGGGCATCTTCACAACCAATGCGGGTGCGGCAACGATCAAGGGCTTTGAGACCCAACTGCAAGCGCGATTGTTTACCGGATTCAATTTGTCGGCTGCCTATGCCTATACCGATGGAACGTTCGACGTATATGTCGAGGATGGCGTTGATTTTGCGGGCAATCGCATCTCCCGTACGCCAAGGCACAAAGTATCGTTATCGCCGTCCTACACCTACGAATTGGGAGGTCGGACCAATCTTACGATCGCGGCAGACTATCGTTACGAAAGCAAGATTTTCGACGACAATAGCAACCAGCCGCCCGAAATTCGCCCCGCGACGCACTTTATCGATGCGCGAGTAATATTGAACGGCATCGCAGATCATTTCTCTATGTCCCTCTGGGGTAAGAATTTGACTGATGAGCGCACGCGGACATTTCAGTCAGTGTTCCTGGGCGCCAACTTTGGCGCTTACAATGAGCCACGTACTTACGGGGCAACGCTCCGGTGGGAATACTGAGCAATTTACGGGCATCGCAGGCATGTGCCTGTCGCCTGTGCGCTAACATCTAGGGAGCTGCCATGAATGATCGTTTTGCCGAGGGTATAAAGGTTATTGTACCCTGCGGATCGCTCGGAGCGGGTGTTCGCGAAGAGGAGATTGCTTATGGCCTGGCGCGCGGTGCCCATGCCATTGCGTCCGATGCTGGATCGACTGACAGCGGCGCCGCTTATCTGGCTCTCGGCAAATCGAAGAATAATCGTGGTGCGGTCAAGCGAGATCTAACGATCTTGATGAAGGCCCATGCAAAAACCGGCATTCCGATCCTCATCGGCACTTCTGGCCAAGCCGGCGGCGACCTCAACCTCGAATGGACGCGCGACATTGTGGTTGAAGTTGCCGCTGAATTGGGAATCTCGCCCAAAGTGGCGTTGCTTCACAGCGAACAAGATAAGGAAACGGTCAAGCGTCTGAACGCGGCGGGGCGGATTCGGCCCCTCCCGCCCCTTGGCGCGCTAGACGAAGCCACGATCGATGAATGCGATCACATCGTAGCTGTCATGGGCGTTGAGCCTTTCGTCGCTGCTTTGGAAGCGGGGGCTGATATTGTGTTGGGGGGACGGACCACTGATCCGGCGGTCCTTGCATCGTATCCGATTTGGAAAGGGGCACCTTGGGGTCCAGCCTGGCATGCCGGAAAGACTGGGGAATGCGGTGCGCAATGTGCTGAAGGCCGTGATGGTGCAGGCGTGCTGCTGACCGTCAGGTCTGATGGATTTGAAGTCGAACCGCTGAGCGATCATAATCGTTGCAGCCCGCACAGCGTATCGGCGCATATGCTGTATGAAAACACCGACCCATATCGTCTTACGGAACCAGGCGGCATAGTTAATGTAACGCAGGCGAGTTACGTTCAGTCGGATCAACGCACCGTGAAGGTTACGGGATCGCAGTGGGAGCCGAAGCCCTATACGATGAAGCTTGAAGGAGCCGGTGGCGGGCGGTTTCAGACGCTTATGCTCGTCGGCGTTCAAGATCCCGACGTGTTGGCCGATGTCGATGGTTTTCACGATAAACTGCTTGCCGCGCTTTACGAGCGCACTCGTAGCACGATCCCTGCCGACGAGCTTGGCGACTTCCATATTTCCCTTCGAATGTATGGGTGGAACGCAGTATCAGGGAGGCCCCTGCCGGAAGGAACGCCTCCGCCCCCGGAAATCGGGATGCTGTTCGTCTCTACCGCGGCGACGCAGGAAGTCGCCAACGCAATTGCGCACGCCTGCAATCCGTACTTCTTCCATTATCCCGCGGATATGGAGAAGGAACTACCCAGTTACGGCTTTGCTTTCACGCCCGCCGACGTACCACGCGGACGCATCTACGAATTCAAACTGAACCATGTTGTTGAGGTGGACGATCCACTTGAACTGGTCAGGATCGAATGGGTCGATCTTGGAGAGGCGCGCAAGTCGGAAACTCGGGAGGTGGCCCATGGTTAAAGTTAGGGACGTCTGCCGTCATATAAGGTCCAAGCAGGCTGGACCGTATTGGGTTACTTTCGACATCTTTTTCGACGGGCCTGAAAGTTATCGGAAATATCACGCCAGCACTGCGCTTTCGTCGGATTTGTTCGCCCGCTTATACGGTACGAACGCCGACATGGTGAAGACAATTCCAGTAGAAGACCTTTGCATGGTGAAGATCTCCTACCCGCGCGCGACGCCACAAGGCGGAATGGAGGAACGCGATATGCATTCCGGCCAGCAATATGTGCGTCTACTCGACGTAGAACTGATCTGATATGGAGCGAAATCCGCAAGTTCTCACTGAGTTGCTGGACTATGCGGCGCATGATTATGGGGCCAGCGCCGCGCTTGATTTCATGGGGCGGCGCTGGACATATTCGCAGCTTGAGGATCTTTCGGCTCGCTGCGCATTTGCCCTGCAAGCAATGGGTGTTCGTCCGGGCGATCGCGTTTGCCTTTGCCTGCCGAACACGCCTTATTTTGTAATTGCCTATTTTGCTGTCCTGCGTGTGGGCGGCATCGTCGTTAGTATGAACCCGCTTTACACTGAGCGGGAGATGAATCATCTCGTCACGGATTCAGGCTCGAAACTGGCATTTGTTCCGGATCTGCCCGGGGTCGTCAGTAAAATTGCTGCAATCAATACATTAGAGCATATTATTATTTGCCCCGTCGACCAGATTTTGCCAGCTGCAAAGGGTCTCGCCTACAGAGTATTCAAGCGCTCGCTTCGGATGCCGAAGCCTTATTCAGCCCCGCGTATGACGGCGTTCGCAAAACTGGCCTCCAATCCACGAGATTTTGCGCCACACGACAATCGCCAGGAGGATGTGGCGGTACTTCAGTATACAGGCGGAACGACTGGGCTGCCAAAGGGCGCCATGCTGACTCATGGCAGCCTTATCGCTAACTGCCTACAGATGGCAGAACATGATCGCGGTCGGCCAGCCACGCAGGAAACGGTAATGGCCGTTTTACCGATGTTCCACGTGTTCTCTCTTACCAGCGTCCTTAATTACGCAATTCACACCGCCGCCTGCATCATATTAATGCCCCGTTTTGAAATGAAGCCGTTCCTCCAGGCGATGCGTCGCACGCGGCCCGAAAGGTTCTTTGCGGTCCCCACTATCCTCACGGCGTTGAACGAATTGCCAGCGGAGTCGCTTCCACAGATGAGTCAACTTCGTTTGTGCGTGTCGGGGGGAGCGCCGCTACCGTCGGAAGTGCGTCTTCGTTTCGAGCAGCGCACAGGCTGCAGGGTCGTTGAGGGATATGGCTTATCGGAAGCATCGCCGACGATTGCGTGCAACCCCATCGTCGGCGTGGTGAAGGATGGAAGCGCAGGCGTTGCATTCCCCCGCACATCAATAGAAATTCGTTCATTGGAAACCGGCGAAGTCGTGGGGACAGGAGTGAATGGAGAAGTTTGCATTCGCGGTCCCCAAGTGATGAAAGGATATTGGAACCGCCCTGAAGAAACGGCTGAGGTGCTTTCCGATGGCCTATTGCGGACCGGCGATGTTGGCCATCTGGACGACGAGGGTTATTTATTCCTTGTCGATCGTATCAAAGATCTTATCCTTTGCGGCGGATATAATGTTTATCCCCGAGTTATCGAAGACGCACTGTATGAACATCCCGATGTGGTGGAAGCCGTGGTGATTGGCGTCCCCGATGCGTATCGCGGTGAAGCGCCCAAAGCTTTCGTAAAGCTGCGTCCGGGAGCGGCCATCGACTCTGCTGCGCTGTCCAATTTTCTCAAGGACAAGATCAGCAAGATCGAAATGCCAAAAGAGATTGAGTTACGGGATGAGCTTCCGAAAACGCTGATAGGAAAGCTTTCGAAAAAGGAACTCCGCGCTGGCTAGGCGCGGTCGTCTCAATATCTGACATTCAGATCGTACGAAGTTGCGTCGCTCACTCGCGCCAAGATCTAATTCATCCCTCTATCAGACAGTCCGTCACTCTAGAGTGGATGCTGCGTATCGGGCAATGCAGCAATAATAAAGGTCATTGATCCAATGTTAACAGAAGATCCACATTGGAAATTGGTGACCTTTACGAATGCCGTCGTAAGTGAAGTGCCGATTTGGTCTCCTTCAGATCGATCTGTGTATTGGGCAGATCTTTATTCGCCAGCATTGCAACGAACGAATATCGACACGGGAACGACTTCGACTTTCCCCGTGCCTGACCGGCTCGGCTCCTTCGGGTTACGTGAAGGCGGCGCTCTGCTCGCGATGAAGAGCGGGATTTATGACCTCGACTTCGCCTCGGGCAGTATCATCAAGCGACTGGAGCCGCCCTATGACAAGAATGAAATGCATTTCAACGATGGGCGGACCGACTCCGCGGGGCGCTTCATAGTCGGCGCAAATCAGGACCCAACAGATACTGTGCGCGGGCGCGGCCATTATTACCGTATAGACGGCACGGGTTTAACGCCCATCATCTCCGGAATTACGACTGCCAATGGTACGGCATTTAGCCCCGATGGCCGGACTATGTACACGGCCGAGACCCGCGATTTCGTGATTTACGCCTATGACTATGATCCTGAGACGGGTACGCCCACCCGCCAACGGGTATTCGCACGCCTTCCCGCTGGACATTTTCCTGACGGCGCAGCGGTGGACAGCGAAGGAGGCTACTGGATTGCTCTGATCGGCGCCGGGGTCATCTGGCGGTTCGCGCCGGACGGCGTACTCGACCGGGTAGTCAACACGCCCACTCTTTTTCCAGCCATGGTTTCCTTTGGCGGAGACGATCTCTCTACAATGTTCCTGACCACCTCCCGCAAATATGTGGCGCAATTAGGAGAGCAAGAACAGGCAAAGGAACTTGGCGTCGCCGGCGGCATCTTTAGCTGGCAGTCGGACGTTCGCGGCTTTGCCGAACCGACATTGAGTTTCTGAAAGTTCCCTAACGGCTACATTCGCGCGGCGTCGACAGCCGCTTAACCATAGTAATGGATCGTTCTACCCCCTTCTTCAGTCGCCAAGCTTAGCCGGCTAATGCATCAATGTGCACCGCTTCGACGGCGCTGCCATAAGGCACGGTCCATCTTGTATAACGTCACACGCGAATTCGCCTACTCTGCGTGATCGATAAAGTTTTCCATATGCAGAGCCTCGACGCATATTCGCGGGCACGAGGCTCTATAGTTCATTCAGTGTTCAAGATACCTGCGCGGGTCTGTGATCATCATCGAGCGCGCGAGGCGACCATGAGCGCACGAACGGGATGGCGGGTTGATCCTGCTCCACCGTTCGTTGAGACTGATGTGGACGAGCCTTGAGCAACAACATCGTGGGGCAGATCAAAGTGTGCGATCCACTCGCATGATTTGGAGGACAATGGGTATAGGCTTGCGGATGCAGGTGTGGACGCGGATGATGAAGAGGAAATGCGAATGGAAGCGCTTTTGACCTTACGCGGGACGCAGGCATTGAGACGTACCGCCCTGCTGTTTGCCGCAGCATCCTCGCTCATGGCGCCTCCCGCACCTTCCGCTACTCCCGATTACGCGACCCGTTTAGCCAAGGTGCTGCGAACCACCCCGTTGATCGATGGTCACAACGACTGGCCTGAAGCCTTGCGGGAGCGGGAAGGCGATGCGCGCTGGACGATGGACCTCACTGATCTGTCGCAACGGCCGCAACGTTATAACACCGATATTCAGCGACTCCGCAAGGGCCAGGTAGGTGCGCAATTCTGGTCGGTGTGGGTATCGGCGGATTTGCCGGGCAAGGACCAGGTTGAGCAGACGCTGGAACAGATCGATCTCGTGAAATCGATCGCCGCGCGTTATCCGCAGGCATTCGCCATGGTGCGCACGGCGGAGGATGTCGAGCGCGCATACGCATCCGGTCGAATCGGCTGTTTGATTGGAGTCGAGGGCGGAGGACAGATTGACGGTAATCTGTCGGTGTTGCGCACTTACGCGGCGCTGGGTGCGGGTTATCTCACCCTTACGCATTCGCGCACGATCGAGTGGGCGGACTCAGCGACCGACAATCCAAAGCATCAGGGGCTTACTGACTTTGGGCGAGAAGTGGTGCTTGAACTCAACCGGCTGGGTATGCTCGTCGACCTTAGTCATGTGAGTGAAGCGACCATGCGCGATGCACTCGCTGTTTCGAAAGCGCCGGTGATCTTTTCGCATTCCAGCGCGCGGGCGCTCGTCGATCATCCCCGCAATGTTTCGGATATCGTCTTGAAACTGGTTCATGAAAACGGCGGCGTGGTTATGGTGAACTATGCGCCCGCCTATGTTTCGAACGCCTATCGCTTGTGGTCGGCGGATTTGTCGGCGGAGAAAACCCGCCTCAATGCCCCGCCCTTTGGCGGTATCGATATCGGACAGCCGGAAAAGGCCGCTGCCGATTTGGCGTTATGGCTAAAGGCGCATCCAGCGCCGCGCGTGACATTGTCCGAAGTTGCGGATCATATCGAGCATATCGCCAAGGTTGCGGGCGTGGATCATGTCGGCCTGGGTTCCGATTTCGACGGCGTTGGCGAAACGCTCCCTAGCGGCCTTAAGGACGTGGCGACCTATCCCGCGCTGCTGACTGAGTTGATGCGGCGGGGATGGAGCGATGCCGATATCGCGAAACTGGCGGGAGGAAACGTTCTGCGAGTGATGAAAGCGGCCGAACAAGCGAAAGCGCGCCTAACCCTATCGAACCCGGCATTTTCTCCGATGAACAAGAGCATCAAGCGGTAGCCGATTAGTAGCTAGGTAGATCCAGCTCTCTGATTGAAGTCGCGATCAGATCAGCAGTTCTAGCGTCGACCGGCCGCGCTTTGCCGCGTCATACCCGCGCGCCTAAATCCGTCTCCGCGCCGCCCGCAGTAGGCAAGATGCTCATGCTGCCTTAGACCGAGCTTCTTGCGCGATCAGGGAGGAGGTTTGCAGGGTGCGCGCCTTCCGCTATCCCCCCTGCATGACCGAACAACCGACCCAGAATCACCTCTACCTCGTCGACGGCAGCGGCTACATCTTCCGCGCCTATCATCAGCTTCCT encodes:
- a CDS encoding long-chain-fatty-acid--CoA ligase, with the translated sequence MLDYAAHDYGASAALDFMGRRWTYSQLEDLSARCAFALQAMGVRPGDRVCLCLPNTPYFVIAYFAVLRVGGIVVSMNPLYTEREMNHLVTDSGSKLAFVPDLPGVVSKIAAINTLEHIIICPVDQILPAAKGLAYRVFKRSLRMPKPYSAPRMTAFAKLASNPRDFAPHDNRQEDVAVLQYTGGTTGLPKGAMLTHGSLIANCLQMAEHDRGRPATQETVMAVLPMFHVFSLTSVLNYAIHTAACIILMPRFEMKPFLQAMRRTRPERFFAVPTILTALNELPAESLPQMSQLRLCVSGGAPLPSEVRLRFEQRTGCRVVEGYGLSEASPTIACNPIVGVVKDGSAGVAFPRTSIEIRSLETGEVVGTGVNGEVCIRGPQVMKGYWNRPEETAEVLSDGLLRTGDVGHLDDEGYLFLVDRIKDLILCGGYNVYPRVIEDALYEHPDVVEAVVIGVPDAYRGEAPKAFVKLRPGAAIDSAALSNFLKDKISKIEMPKEIELRDELPKTLIGKLSKKELRAG
- a CDS encoding SMP-30/gluconolactonase/LRE family protein, producing the protein MLTEDPHWKLVTFTNAVVSEVPIWSPSDRSVYWADLYSPALQRTNIDTGTTSTFPVPDRLGSFGLREGGALLAMKSGIYDLDFASGSIIKRLEPPYDKNEMHFNDGRTDSAGRFIVGANQDPTDTVRGRGHYYRIDGTGLTPIISGITTANGTAFSPDGRTMYTAETRDFVIYAYDYDPETGTPTRQRVFARLPAGHFPDGAAVDSEGGYWIALIGAGVIWRFAPDGVLDRVVNTPTLFPAMVSFGGDDLSTMFLTTSRKYVAQLGEQEQAKELGVAGGIFSWQSDVRGFAEPTLSF
- a CDS encoding dipeptidase — its product is MEALLTLRGTQALRRTALLFAAASSLMAPPAPSATPDYATRLAKVLRTTPLIDGHNDWPEALREREGDARWTMDLTDLSQRPQRYNTDIQRLRKGQVGAQFWSVWVSADLPGKDQVEQTLEQIDLVKSIAARYPQAFAMVRTAEDVERAYASGRIGCLIGVEGGGQIDGNLSVLRTYAALGAGYLTLTHSRTIEWADSATDNPKHQGLTDFGREVVLELNRLGMLVDLSHVSEATMRDALAVSKAPVIFSHSSARALVDHPRNVSDIVLKLVHENGGVVMVNYAPAYVSNAYRLWSADLSAEKTRLNAPPFGGIDIGQPEKAAADLALWLKAHPAPRVTLSEVADHIEHIAKVAGVDHVGLGSDFDGVGETLPSGLKDVATYPALLTELMRRGWSDADIAKLAGGNVLRVMKAAEQAKARLTLSNPAFSPMNKSIKR